In the bacterium genome, one interval contains:
- a CDS encoding transcription termination factor Rho, whose protein sequence is MDWHELQKHKVNDLREMMKTHLPEVTGVIGLKKDELVELLAAKLGIDKPHKIVVGLDKTAVKGRIRELKTSRDAAASAGEDVRRNRHRREIHRLKRRLRKAANLTH, encoded by the coding sequence ATGGACTGGCACGAATTGCAGAAGCACAAGGTCAACGATCTGCGCGAGATGATGAAGACCCACCTGCCCGAAGTCACCGGCGTCATCGGCCTGAAGAAGGACGAGCTGGTGGAACTGCTCGCCGCCAAGCTCGGCATCGACAAGCCCCACAAGATCGTCGTCGGGCTGGACAAGACCGCGGTCAAGGGCCGGATCCGCGAACTCAAGACGAGCCGCGACGCGGCGGCGTCGGCGGGGGAGGACGTCCGGCGCAACCGGCACCGCCGCGAGATCCACCGCCTGAAGCGCCGCCTGCGCAAGGCCGCCAACCTGACGCACTGA